In the Dromaius novaehollandiae isolate bDroNov1 chromosome 25, bDroNov1.hap1, whole genome shotgun sequence genome, GGTGGTCACGGACTTCATGGGGCTGCTGGTGACGGCCTCAGTCATCATCCCCTACCACTTCATCAAGTTCGACTGGGCCGAGGTGGACCCCGGCTGCCACCTCTGCAACTTCCTTGGCTTCGCCATGATCTTCTTCGGGCAGTGCCCGCTGCTGCTGGGGGCCACCATGGCCGGCGAGAGGTTCTTCGGCATCAACCACCCCTTCTCCCGCTCCACCAGCATCTCCAAGCGCCGCGCGTGGTCCATCGTGGGGCTGGTGTGGGGTTTCTCCTGTGTCCTGGGGCTCCTgccggtgctggggctggggaggtaCACGCTGCAGTACCCCGGCTCCTGGTGCTTCCTCACCCTCCTGCCCGACACCGGCGACGTCATCTTCTGCCTGCTCTTCGCCTTGCTGGGCATCTTCTCCGTGCTGCTCTCCTTCATCTTCAACACGGTCAGCGTGGTGACGCTGTGCCGCGTCTACCACGACCGGGAGTCGGTGCAGCGGCGCCGGGACAGCGAGGTGGAGATGATGGTGCAGCTCGTGGGCATCATGATCATCGCCACCATCTGCTGGATGCCCCTCCTGGTGAGGCCCCGGACCTTTGGTGCCCCCCCACCCAGCACcttcccagccttgggcgctggtCTGGCCAACCCCCGTGGGGCTCAGTCCCCCCTAAGATGGGAACAGCCCTGCAAGGATGCCCTGGAGGggccccagcagagcagggaggttTGGGGGACAGCTGTCAGCACCCCACAGACCTGATCCCCCAGCAGCCCAGCCTGGACGCTTGTGCTCCCGTGTCCCTCAAACCCCCATCCCGCACCCGAGGCCGCTGCGCGCCCCTCACCgtggccccgggcccggccggcgccCCCGAGCCCCTGCTAAccccttgtcccccctccccgcagaTCTTCATCATCCAGACGGTCCTGCAGCAGCTGCCGGCCCCCGAGCGGGCCCAGACGCTGCCCAGGGAGACGCAGAAGATGCTGCTCATCTACATCCGCATGGTCACCTGGAACCAGATCCTCGACCCCTGGGTCTACATCCTCTTCCGGCGGGCCGTGCTGCAGCGCGTCTACCCCAGCCTCCGCGCCCGGCCCTCCATCGTCTCCCTCTACCCCGTCCTCAACCCCTCGCTGCGCCGCAAGCTCACCCAGGAGTCGGTGCTGCAGTAGGGG is a window encoding:
- the TBXA2R gene encoding thromboxane A2 receptor, with the protein product MGLGDMESPNGSTAGRPDTCFGVFNASLNETQRKAIASPWFSTAFGLIGLCSNLFALCVLLSSSRKLSSRARSSFLVFLCGLVVTDFMGLLVTASVIIPYHFIKFDWAEVDPGCHLCNFLGFAMIFFGQCPLLLGATMAGERFFGINHPFSRSTSISKRRAWSIVGLVWGFSCVLGLLPVLGLGRYTLQYPGSWCFLTLLPDTGDVIFCLLFALLGIFSVLLSFIFNTVSVVTLCRVYHDRESVQRRRDSEVEMMVQLVGIMIIATICWMPLLIFIIQTVLQQLPAPERAQTLPRETQKMLLIYIRMVTWNQILDPWVYILFRRAVLQRVYPSLRARPSIVSLYPVLNPSLRRKLTQESVLQ